GCCATTGAGATTGTTTCGGTAGGTACTGGGCACACTGTTGGTATTGATTTAGGTAGTAATGAATTTAAAACAATCAAAAAACAAGAAGTAGCTATCTTGGTAGGTAATGGTATCACGTCTTACGATGCCGGAGAAATATGGCATTTATTTGACCAACGTTATGATATAAAGCTCACAAAATTAGATGCTGATTACTTCAGCAGGACTGATTTAGATCGGTATACGGCGATTATTATGCCAAACACCAATAGTGGCTTAGATAAATCTGGTACTGAAAAATTAAAAACCTGGGTGCGAAATGGCGGTAATTTAATTGGGTATAGAGGTACAACAAATTGGTTAGAAAAAAATGAATTTATAAAACTGAAGTTTAAAAATGATACGCTTGTAGCCAAAAACATCAGTTACGAACAAAGAGAAAAATTTTCAGGTGCACAAGTAACCGGTGGTGCTATTTTTGACACCAAAATCGATAGATCGCATCCTATAAATTTCGGTTATAAAAACAATCATTTAGCCTTATTTCGAAATACCAATATCTTTATAGAGCCCAATAAAAATAGTTACAACAACCCTATTCAATACACCAATAACCCCCTATTAAGTGGGTATATTTCTGAAGAAAAATTAAAATTGCTTAAAAATAGTGTCCCATTTCAGGTCCAAGGTTCTGGAAGTGGAAATGTGATCATATTCACAGACAACACCAACTTTAGAGCTTTTTGGTACGGTACCAATAAATTATTAATGAATGCTATTTTCTTTGGAGATTTGATGTAGTAGTTTAAAAAGTTGATGACTTATAAAAAAGGAAGTACATAGTAAATGTGCTTCCTGTTTTTTTTTAGCTAAATTTGGTATAGGTCAAATTACCTAAAAACAAAGCGATACTTATCATAAGTGCTATAGGTATATCCCAAAAAAATATTCCTAAAACTAGTATGCATAGGTAATAAAAAGGATAAGCAATTACTGAGAAAGCAAATCGCATGGTACTAATAAATTCTTGTTCTTTAATTTTTGGTTTAATAAACCTTCTCCACGAGAACACCATTGGAAAATTAAACAGCAAGAAAATAAATTTACTAAAAAAGTCAAACCAACCTTGACTACTTTTGATCTCTGGTATTTTTGTGCTTTCTGTGATAGGAATTAAACTCTTATTGATATTCTCAGGAACTAAATAATCAGCTCCTAACAGTTCTAATTTTTCAATAATGGCATCGTAGTCCTTTTCACTTTCAATATGCGTTGTTAATGTTTTTAATTGCTCATGAACTAATTTTATAAAAATATCTTTAGAACGAACCACATCTTGAGCATTATATACGTCTTGTACTCGAATAGGCTCACCATAAAATACGGCTACCTTATCTGGAAAATTTGCTCCGTTTTTATAGTTTAAACCAATAGGTACTATATAAATATCTAAATCCGGAAATTTTTCTAAACTAGATAAAATAATTCTGGTAAACCCTTTGCTTAGTGGCCTAACCCTCCTTTTTAAATTGTGATTCCCCTCAGGAAATAGTACAATTGCTTCGCTCTTCGCTAGGAGTTCTGTGCAAATGTAAAACGTTTGTTCATTATTTTTTAGGGATTTGATTCCATCTCTAATTCTGTAAATAGGAATCATTTTAAAAAAAGTAAAAATCGATTTTAGTATTTTATTTTTAAACACACTGGCACGTGTCAAAAAAAAAGGACTTCGGCCACAAGCGGTGCCAATTAAAATAGTATCTAAAAAAGCATTCTGATGGTTTGATAAAAACAAAACAGGTTTATTTCTAGGTACATTTTCAATTCCGCGAACTACTATTTGACCAAAATAAAGGTGCAACAAGCCTTTAACAACTGCTCTAACTATTTTATAAATTAAATCTTTCAAGCCAGTTCCTTTTTATCTTCTATAGTTTTAGAACTCCAAAAAGTAGCCAAGATTAAGCCAGACACCAAATGCCAAATACCCCAAAAAGCAGTAAGTAGTGCCATGCCTCCTAAACCATCAAAAAAAGTAAAAATCAATAACAATCCTAATCCAGAATTTTGAATCCCCGTTTCAATAGTTATGGTTCTTGTATTTTCTGAGGATAAACCAAAGACTTTGGCTATGGAAAACCCTGTCGTGAATGCCACTAAATTGTGAAGCACAACAATCCAAAAAACGTAAAACACATACTCAAGAAAGATAATTCTATTGGTATATAAGGCAATAAAAATTAAGACAACAAAAAATATTAGGGATACAACTTTTAATAATTTAGCTACTTTTTTAGCAAGTGCAGGCAAATAATAATTAACCATCATACCCGCCACAAGAGGAATACCAAGTAATAAAAATACAAGTTTAACCATCGCTAAGGGTGCTATAGCAATCGTTGTTAAAATAGCAGCCGCCGGCGGGTAAAATGAACTCCAAAATTCTAAATTTAATGGAGTCATAAATATAGCTAAAAGGGTTGCTACTGCGGTTAAGCAAACAGAGAGTGCACTATTGCCCTTCGCCATGTGAGTAATAAAATTAGAAATATTGCCACCAGGGCAAGCCGCTACCATAAACATCCCTAGAGCTACACTGGGCAATGGATTGATGCTAAAAACTAATAAAAAAGTAACCGCAGGCAACAACAGAAATTGACTTAAAACACCTACAAGAATGGGTTTTGGATTTTTAAAAAGTTCTTTAAAGTCTGACAATGATATTTCTAAGGCTATCCCAAACATCACCAAAGCCAAAGCCATATTTAAAACCCATAGCGATGCTTCATTAAAATTGATATGAATGGTATCTATGCTATTTACTGACAAATGATTAGGCTATTTTAAGTCCGTTGGTTACAGGTAAATTGGGTTGCAGTAAAGTAACTTCTTTACCTTGAACTGCCCCTAAGATAAGACATTCACTCATAAAATTAGCAATTTGTTTCTTAGGAAAATTTATAACAGCTATGACTTGCATTCCTTTTAAATCACTTTCTTTATACAATGTGGTAATCTGTGCTGATGTTTTTTTTATTCCTATTTCGGCACCAAAATCAATTTCTAATTTATAAGCCGGATTTTTGGCCTCAGGAAATTCTAGAACGTTCACAATTGTTCCTACTCGAATGTCTATCTTCTCAAAATCTGACCCTTGTATCAGCTCCTTCATGTCATCGTATTTGGAATGGTAATTTAAAAATTCAATCCTAAAATTAGCCGAAAATATTTAAAATTCTAATAACTTTAGGGGTATATCTAAGAAAATGGCCTTAACACCAAGTAATATGTTGCCTTTAGGCACAATAGCACCCGACTTCAACTTAATGGACACCATAAGTGATCAACGACTTTTTTTAAACGATTTAAAAGGAGAAAATGGTACGGTCATCCTTTTTATTTGCAACCATTGCCCTTATGTAATTCATGTAAATCCCTTACTGACCAAAATAGCTTTGGAATATCAACAAAAAGGCATCTCCTTTGTGGCTATTTCAAGTAATGATATTGAGAATTATCCACAAGATGCACCACACTACATGAAACAAGTGGCAAAAAAAGAGCATTATCCTTTTCCATATTTGTTTGATGAAACCCAAAAGGTCGCTAAAGCGTATGATGCGGCTTGTACTCCTGATATGTACCTTTTTGATAAAAATTTAGCCCTTGTGTACCGCGGCCAATTAGATGATTCTCGACCAGGGAATAAAAAACCCTTGACAGGAGTTGATTTAAAAAATGCTATCGATAATCTTTTGAGTAATCGCCCAATTTCAAGTATTCAAAAACCCAGTATGGGATGTAATATCAAATGGAAATAAAAAATTCTAAGTGAAAATCACCAACCCTTACGATGAATTAAAGCTTGAATATGGGCTAAATGATGACTGCCATGCCACGCATATTTTGCAATATTCTCAGCTACAGAAACAGGATGATTTGGATGATCTGGATGTAGGTATGTTTTTTTTAAGTCAGAAGCTGACAAACCTTTTAATAAATACACCAATTTGCTATGTAGCGCTTTTAAATAATCTAATGAAAGTTGAATCGGCGCTGATTTGGCATCAAAAATTTCACTCCATTCTTTTTCGTCATAAGGCTTTATTAAAGGAGACTTTTCAGTTAATGCCCATTTAAACCGCGTATAACTATGATGGTGACTATCTGCTAAATGATGCACAAGTTGCCTGACCGTCCATCCATTTGGCCGGTATGGTGTATTTAATTGTTCATCTGAAAGATCTTTCACGACATCATTTAAACGTTCAGGGAGTACTTCTAGCACGTGTATCCAATCCTCAATTAAATCATCTGTAATTTTTGAAGGTTGTACAAATACGCCAATAGGATATTTTAAATTTTCTATCATAGCCATAAAAATAACAAAAATTTTAATAGATTTTTAACGCTTAAACTCTTTATATTCCAATATAATCTACTAGTTTTATAGACTATTAATTTAAATAAAAAAAAAGACATAATGGCAACTATTAGATTAGGAGATATAGCACCAGATTTTACAGTAGATAGCTCTCTGGGAATGATAAATTTTTACGATTATTTAGGCGATAGTTGGGGAATTTTATTTTCACATCCAGCAGATTTTACACCAGTCTGCACGACAGAATTAGGAACTGCCGCTAAGTTTAAAGACGAATTTGATCAAAGAAATGTAAAAATGATTGCTTTAAGTGTTGATGGCGCCGCCTCACACGCGGAGTGGATTAAAGATATCAATGAAGTGCAAAATACAAGTGTAAATTTTCCGATTATTGCTGATGAAGATCGTAAGGTATCAAATCTTTACGATATGATTCATCCAAATGCAGATAGTACCCTAACAGTGCGCTCCGTATTTATCATTGCTCCAGATAAAACAGTTAAATTAATGCTCACCTATCCCGCGTCTACAGGCCGTAATTTTTACGAATTGTTACGTGTCATAGATTCATTGCAGTTAACTGCACATCATAAAGTAGCTACTCCTGCCAACTGGAAAAACGGAGATAAAGTTGTGGTAAGTCCTGCTATTAGCACCCAAGATGCTATCAAAATTTTCCCAAAAGGTGTTGAAGAAATTAAGCCTTATTTGCGCATGACGCCAGATCCGTCGTAAATTCATAAAACTATTGTTACAAAACCTGATCGCTTATTGATCAGGTTTTTTTATATCTAGACCTAATGAAATTGATTTTTTTTAAGATAAGCGCTAAAAAATGAAAATGTTAAATTAAATTATACTATATTTGCACATTAATTAATTTTTTTAATATTTTATAATGAATAAAGGAACAGTAAAATTCTTCAATGATTCTAAAGGTTTTGGATTTATCACTGAAGATGGCTCAAGCGAAGATCACTTTGTACACATTTCTGGTTTAATCGACGAAATTCGCGAAGGTGATGTTGTAGAATTTGAATTACAACAAGGTAAAAAAGGATTGAACGCAGTAAATGTAAAAGTACTATAATACATACGTAACAACTTTTTTTTGATTTAGAAGCCCAACTATTACGTTGGGCTTTTTTATTGCAAATTAGTACCTGACTATTTACTTTCCCCGAAGAGCCGTTAATATTGCTACATAACTTTTAATGGTCAAAAAATAGTCTCATCTAGAACGCAACTTTCTTACATATTTCGCATCTATTTGGTATGTGACAAGTTCCCCCACAAAATCTTACGAGATAGCGCTACTAATTAAAATCGTTTTTTAGCTTAAGTATTGAAATGACACCTAACACTTATACGTTATTTTTTCAGGATAAAGACATCAAAAGCAAAAATTAGAACAATTTAATAGTAGGGTTTTACCTGTTGTAGATGTTTCATGAGTAGTACAACCTTTTAATCTAACTAACTATGGCTACCTTTTTTAGTATTCTTATGGTTTTAATCTTTGTTAATATGGTCCTTTTGTTGGTCAGCGTTAACAGAAGAACTAAAATTAAAAAAGGGTTCCAATAAATTTTGAAACCCTTTTTAATTACCTTTTAAATTTTATGAAATTAACTCACTTTCATTAATTCCACATCGAAAACGAGTATGGCATTTGGCGGAATAACCCCACCTGCACCTGCGCTACCATATCCTAAGGCAGAAGGAATTACAAAACGAGCCTTATCTCCTACTTGCAATAAGCAAATACCTTCATCCCAGCCTTTAATCACTTGCCCTACACCCACTTGAAAATCAATGGGTTCTTTTCTCTTATAGGAAGAATCAAATACGGTTCCATCTATTAAAGCTCCTTGATAGTGAACTGAAACATGCATCCCAGCCACAGCTTTTTTACCATCACCTTTCTGAATTATTTTATAGCGCAACCCACTTGCTGTTTCTTCAAAACCAGCAGCTACTTTGTCTAATTCTGAAGCTTGGGCTGCTTTTTCTTCTGCAATTCTCTTTTCTCTTGAGCCTTCAAAAGTTCTAAACGCTTCTACAGCATTCCATTTTTCAGCTTCGGCACCCACCCTAACAATTTCTATACTGTCTATTTTATCGCCTTGTTTTATGGCATCAACAATAGCTTGACTATCTACAACATGACCAAAAACGGTGTGTTTATTATCTAACCAAGGGGTGGCAATGTGTGTAATAAAAAATTGACTCCCGTTGGTTCCAGGACCAGAATTTGCCATAGACAACACGCCTGGACCATCATGCTTTAAATCAACATGAAATTCATCGTCAAATTTATAGCCCGGATCACCAGTTCCAGTGCCTTGTGGACAACCACCTTGAATCATAAAATCTGGTATCACTCTGTGAAATTTTAATCCATCATAAAATGGTTTTCCTTGTGCTTTGGCTTTGTTTTCAAGATTACCTTCAGCTAAGGCTACAAAATTACCAACAGTACCAGGTGTTTTATCGTGGGCAAGTTTTACTACTATTTCTCCTTTTGAAGTATTGAATTTTGCGTAGATTCCGTCTTTCATTTTTTTTTATTTAATTAAGGCGCAAAGGTACATTTTTGTTTTGGCTTAGAAAATAGTTTGCATTTAAAGAAGTATCAAATCTAATGCAAAACAAAAGGAGCCTGTTTTAGGCTCCTTTTCTACTATTAATTACTTACTGAGTTTACCAAATTCGAACGCGCTCTTCTGGCTTTAAATACACGGCATCACTGGGTTGAATATCAAAAGTCCCATAAAAGGCGTTAATATTTTGTAGCGGTTGTGTTGCCCGATACTTACCTGGTGAATGTGGATCTGTTTTTATTTGTGTTAAAAGCGCGTCTTCTCTAGCTATAGTGCGCCATACCTTGACCCAAGACATAAAAAAGCGTTGTTCGGCAGTAAAACCATCTATCGGTTCTGGTTTTCCAT
The sequence above is drawn from the Cellulophaga sp. Hel_I_12 genome and encodes:
- a CDS encoding tRNA-binding protein; translated protein: MKELIQGSDFEKIDIRVGTIVNVLEFPEAKNPAYKLEIDFGAEIGIKKTSAQITTLYKESDLKGMQVIAVINFPKKQIANFMSECLILGAVQGKEVTLLQPNLPVTNGLKIA
- a CDS encoding bile acid:sodium symporter family protein → MSVNSIDTIHINFNEASLWVLNMALALVMFGIALEISLSDFKELFKNPKPILVGVLSQFLLLPAVTFLLVFSINPLPSVALGMFMVAACPGGNISNFITHMAKGNSALSVCLTAVATLLAIFMTPLNLEFWSSFYPPAAAILTTIAIAPLAMVKLVFLLLGIPLVAGMMVNYYLPALAKKVAKLLKVVSLIFFVVLIFIALYTNRIIFLEYVFYVFWIVVLHNLVAFTTGFSIAKVFGLSSENTRTITIETGIQNSGLGLLLIFTFFDGLGGMALLTAFWGIWHLVSGLILATFWSSKTIEDKKELA
- a CDS encoding peptidylprolyl isomerase gives rise to the protein MKDGIYAKFNTSKGEIVVKLAHDKTPGTVGNFVALAEGNLENKAKAQGKPFYDGLKFHRVIPDFMIQGGCPQGTGTGDPGYKFDDEFHVDLKHDGPGVLSMANSGPGTNGSQFFITHIATPWLDNKHTVFGHVVDSQAIVDAIKQGDKIDSIEIVRVGAEAEKWNAVEAFRTFEGSREKRIAEEKAAQASELDKVAAGFEETASGLRYKIIQKGDGKKAVAGMHVSVHYQGALIDGTVFDSSYKRKEPIDFQVGVGQVIKGWDEGICLLQVGDKARFVIPSALGYGSAGAGGVIPPNAILVFDVELMKVS
- a CDS encoding thioredoxin family protein — translated: MALTPSNMLPLGTIAPDFNLMDTISDQRLFLNDLKGENGTVILFICNHCPYVIHVNPLLTKIALEYQQKGISFVAISSNDIENYPQDAPHYMKQVAKKEHYPFPYLFDETQKVAKAYDAACTPDMYLFDKNLALVYRGQLDDSRPGNKKPLTGVDLKNAIDNLLSNRPISSIQKPSMGCNIKWK
- a CDS encoding YfiT family bacillithiol transferase, translating into MAMIENLKYPIGVFVQPSKITDDLIEDWIHVLEVLPERLNDVVKDLSDEQLNTPYRPNGWTVRQLVHHLADSHHHSYTRFKWALTEKSPLIKPYDEKEWSEIFDAKSAPIQLSLDYLKALHSKLVYLLKGLSASDLKKTYLHPDHPNHPVSVAENIAKYAWHGSHHLAHIQALIHRKGW
- a CDS encoding cold-shock protein, whose product is MNKGTVKFFNDSKGFGFITEDGSSEDHFVHISGLIDEIREGDVVEFELQQGKKGLNAVNVKVL
- a CDS encoding peroxiredoxin, which codes for MATIRLGDIAPDFTVDSSLGMINFYDYLGDSWGILFSHPADFTPVCTTELGTAAKFKDEFDQRNVKMIALSVDGAASHAEWIKDINEVQNTSVNFPIIADEDRKVSNLYDMIHPNADSTLTVRSVFIIAPDKTVKLMLTYPASTGRNFYELLRVIDSLQLTAHHKVATPANWKNGDKVVVSPAISTQDAIKIFPKGVEEIKPYLRMTPDPS
- a CDS encoding lysophospholipid acyltransferase family protein, whose translation is MKDLIYKIVRAVVKGLLHLYFGQIVVRGIENVPRNKPVLFLSNHQNAFLDTILIGTACGRSPFFLTRASVFKNKILKSIFTFFKMIPIYRIRDGIKSLKNNEQTFYICTELLAKSEAIVLFPEGNHNLKRRVRPLSKGFTRIILSSLEKFPDLDIYIVPIGLNYKNGANFPDKVAVFYGEPIRVQDVYNAQDVVRSKDIFIKLVHEQLKTLTTHIESEKDYDAIIEKLELLGADYLVPENINKSLIPITESTKIPEIKSSQGWFDFFSKFIFLLFNFPMVFSWRRFIKPKIKEQEFISTMRFAFSVIAYPFYYLCILVLGIFFWDIPIALMISIALFLGNLTYTKFS